The Miscanthus floridulus cultivar M001 chromosome 7, ASM1932011v1, whole genome shotgun sequence genome includes a region encoding these proteins:
- the LOC136465991 gene encoding facilitator of iron transport 1-like — protein MVLGASVGGPTSQGGGGDSDSRQMSACPTAEADTPKTRVLGKRAVSPLGSTAEVEQAAAGPAPPGVERAPESGEGRPASADTGAVPPPPLQRRDVAEVPALAPRKALKVGTGSIAPGAVEVQELVAQVGATQAAVGREEEEEPTLREAIAPAAVEATVGVAETPSAVEATEAEVEVEAPTVAEALQTSGAEVVEIAAPGNFGAEVVEAGVSAARAAALEVETEARQASTLPPIQSALPVQGSTQEVGVCPIPTDNASRGKGVADAGAASAVEQPASALSEGSAALV, from the exons atggttcttGGGGCGTCGGTGGGTGGTCCGACgtcccaaggaggaggaggagacagcgACTCGAGGCAGATGAGCGCCTGCCCCACGGCCGAGGCCGATACGCCCAAGACGAGGGTGTTGGGAAAGCGCGCCGTCAGCCCACTGGGCtcgacggcagaggtggagcaggcggctgCGGGACCGGCTCCACCGGGGGTTGAGCGAGCGCCAGAGTCCGGCGAAGGTCGGCCGGCCTCGGCGGATAcgggggccgtgccaccgccgccgttgcagaggagggatGTG GCGGAAGTGCCTGCCTTGGCGCCGCGCAAGGCGCTCAAGGTGGGCACGGGTTCCATCGCCCCAGGGGCGGTGGAGGTACAGGAGTTGGTCGCCCAGGTAGGGGCTACCCAGGCGGCTGTGgggcgagaggaggaggaggagcctacacTCCGCGAGGCCATAGCACCTGCAGCTGTCGAGGCCACTGTGGGTGTGGCTGAGACCCCCTCGGCCGTGGaggccaccgaggccgaggtcgaggtcgaggcccccacGGTTGCCGAGGCCCTCCAGACCTCAGgggccgaggtggtggagatcgcgGCGCCCGGGAACTTCGGGGCCGAAGTGGTGGAGGCCGGAGTGAGCGCGGCGAGGGCGGCGGCCCTAGAGGTGGAGACGGAGGCGAGGCAAGCCTCAACCCTGCCGCCAATTCAGAGTGCGCTTCCGGTACAGGGGAGCACCCAGGAGGTGGGGGTCTGCCCGATCCCTACCGACAATGCTTCCCGGGGGAAGGGGGTGGCCGATGCCGGGGCGGCCAgcgccgtggaacagccggcttcGGCTTTGAGCGAGGGAAGTGCGGCCCTCGTGTGA